The Pelagovum sp. HNIBRBA483 sequence CCCGACGGGATGGCGAGCAGCGCCTCCCAGACCTTGATCTGGAAAGGAGCGCCGATAAGGTGCAGCGGCGTTTCCTTGTGGGTCAGAAAAGCCGCTTCTGCCCACGGGAGCAGGCGAATTTTGTCTTCAACAAAAGTGGCGTTGGGCCAACGCCCCGCAAGATCGGAATAGGCTTCTGTCCGTCCCATTTCGGCGGCAAAGGCCAAACCGCAGATGCCGCGATCAGTACCCATTATCAAGGCGGGGCCGAAGGGGCTATCGAACCAGCCTGTATAGATTGTCAGGCCGCTGCCCCCGCGCGCATATTCACCGGGGCTCATGGCCTCCCATGTCACAAAGAGATCATGAAGCCGCCCGCCACCTGACAGCCCGACAGAATGAGCCGTATCGAGGACGCTGTGGCGGGAATTGAGCAGCTCGCGCGCGTGATCTATGTGAAGATATTGTTGGTAGCGCTTAGGTGATACGCCAACCCATTGCGAAAATAGCCGCTGGAAATGGGCAGGACTGAGGCCGACCTCTTTTGACAGCGCCTCAAGTGAAAGCGGTCCCTGTTGCGCGTGGGTGTCGATCACATCCAAGGCGCGGCGGATCAGCGTGAAATGGTAGTTCTCTTCCATACTCGGAACATAGGCTCTGTATGGAACCGCCGCGACCCGAAACTTGCGCAAACGGGAAGGCTTGCGAAGGCGTGTCTCCAAAGGCATACCCGCTTTATGGTAAAGCAGCTTGACTATCACACGATCCGAGAGATCTTCACTCGTTTTCGCGACATGGAGTCCGAGCCGAAGGGAGAGCTCGACCATGTGAATGCTTATACGCTCGTGGTGGCGGTGGCGCTATCTGCGCAGGCGACGGATGCGGGTGTGAACCGCGCGACGCGGGAACTTTTCAAGATTGCTGATACGCCCCAAAAGATGCTTGAGCTGGGCGAAGAGGGCCTGATCGCACATATCAAGACGATTGGACTGTTCCGCAACAAAGCTAAGAATGTAATCAAGCTGTCCCGTATTCTGGTTGAAGAATACGGCGGTGAAGTCCCGAATTCCCGCGCAGCGCTGCAATCCCTACCCGGGGTCGGGCGGAAGACGGCCAACGTGGTGCTGAACATGTGGTGGCGCTTTCCAGCGCAGGCGGTGGACACGCATATCTTCCGCGTGGGCAATCGTACTGGCATAGCGATGGGCAAGAACGTGGATGCCGTCGAGCGCGCGATCGAGGACCATATCCCTGCTGATTTTCAGCTCCATGCGCATCATTGGCTAATATTGCACGGGCGTTATATCTGCGTGGCGCGCAAACCAAAATGCGGAGCCTGTTTGATCAGGGATCTCTGCAAGTTCGAGGATAAGAGCATATGAAGAAGTTTCAGGTTGTCGGTATCGGGAACGCGATGGTGGATGTTCTAACCCGCGCCGAAGACTCGTTTCTGGACGAAGCAGGGATTGAAAAAGGCATCATGCAACTGATCGATATGGAGCGCGCGGTCGCGCTTTATGGCCAGATCGGGCCGGCGCGTGAGATCTCTGGAGGGTCTGCGGCAAACACGATTGCCGGCATTGCCCAGCTTGGTGGCCGGACGGCCTATGTCGGCAAAGTGAAAGACGATCAGCTTGGCGCGATTTTCGCGCATGACTTGCGGGCGCAGGGAGCGGAGTATCAAACTGCGCTAGCCCCGAAAAACGCAGATGGCGAGACTGGGCGCTGCATTGTGGTGGTGACGCCGGATGGCGAGCGTTCAATGAATACCTACCTCGGCGTTACCGAGTTTCTGGAACCCTCCGACATCGACCCCGAAATGATGGGTGATGCGGAGTGGATCTATCTGGAGGGCTACAGGTTTGACGGACCCGACAGCCATGCGGCCTTCGCCAAGGCAATCAATGCTTGCAAGGGGCGGGGCGGTAAAGTCGCGTTGACGCTCTCTGATCCGTTTTGCGTGGAAAGGCACCGCGATGCCTTCCGCATGATGATCCGCGAGGACGTCGACCTGTTGTTCTGCAACCGCGCCGAGATGCTATCGATGTATCAGACGGACGATTTTGACGAGGCGCTCAAGCAGGCCGGCGAGGAGGTCGAAATGGTCGCCTGCACCGATAGCGAGCATGGGGCGCATGTGATTTCTGGTCGGGTGCGGCGGCATGCGCCCGCTGTACCGACGCAGATTGTGGATGCAACAGGCGCGGGTGACCTGTTTGCGGGAGCCTTCATGTGGGGGCTGGTCAATGGCCATGATGCCGAAACCTGCGGCCGCATGGGGTGTGTTGCTGCCTCGGAAATCATCAGCCACATCGGCGCGCGCCCCGAGGCGGACCTCAAGGCGCTATTTACTAAACACGGTTTGATTTGAGGCGATCACTCGCTTGTGTCAATGATCGTGAAGGCGTGAGTGACATCGGCAGTTTTGGCCAATGTTGCAACGGCGGAGCAGTATTTCTCGACTGACAGATCTACTGCGCGTGCGACTTTCTTTTCGTTCAAGCCGCGCCCCGATATCGTGAATTGCATATGCACTTTGGTGAAGACCTTAGGGTCTTCAGTGGCGCGCTCACCATCAATATCGCACACGCAATCCTCGATCCGCTCGCGGCCTTTTTCAAGGATGGATACGACATCGTAGGAGGAACAGCCGGCCGTTCCCATAAGAACCAGTTCCATTGGGCTCGGGCCGGGTGTCGGTGCATCGGGGTTGGGGCGAGTGCCCAATACGATTGAATGGCCGGTGCCAGAGGTTCCTATGAAGGTCCGGCTTTCGGCCCATTTAACGCGCGCTTTCATGCGATGCTCCCAAGTTTAGATCGCGATCAGATGTAGGGCGGCGCTGGAGGAAGTGCAACGGGCGCTATTCACCCAGCTTTGCATGAATTTCGGCAAGGTCGATTTCGCCGGTCGGCAACTTGTTAGCGGGGTTTTCAAAGTCGTAGCGGAAGAGCTGGAAGTCTTTCTTGTACATCTCGTAGACCAGATGCATCGAAAGATCGTCGAAATAGTCTTCAACCGGATGCGCGCGCTTGGGGCCATGACCTTCACTTTCGTTGAAGCGCGGGGTCTGGGCGAGGTCAACAGGGTGAGGGGTCTCGATATTGTCGAGAACAACCTGCATGCCCTCGTTGAACTTCTCGGTCCAGAAAATGTGATTATAGCGGCCGCCATTGGCAATGAATGTGGAGATGTGGCCAGACATCGCGGACCAGTGAATGTCAGGATCCATCGGGCGGCGCCAGCGGATGGTATCGCGCGCGAAGAGCAGGAAGCGGCGAAAGCTCTTGATCTGGTCGAACTCGAAGCCAGTAGCGGGATCACCGACCTCGATTCCGTATTTCTGGATGAGCAGTGGGACAAGGTTGCCGCGATAGCGACGCCCGTTTCGTTGGATGCCGCATATTTTGTCAAAAAAGGAAGACAAAATGCGGGTGTATGGGTTGCGCACGCATGTGAAAGCATAGGCTTGCTGGGCGGTGACGGCTTCTGAAATGGCGTCCTTGCTGGCATCAAAAGCCCATTTATGCATACCGGATTGCGCATCGTGGATGTCGCCATCGAAATATGTTCCGTGGTCCGAGTAATAGAGAACCTGACCGATCGTTGAGCAGGCACATTTGGGAACCACGCGATAGATCACGCTCTCGCTTTCAGTCATCCAAGTGCCGGGAAATCCCATTTTGCTTACTCCTTGCGCCGTTTATCGACGCCAAAGCCCAATAACGCTTTCAAAAAATCAACATCCCCTGTTTATTCAACCTTGGTTCACGCTATCAAGTGAAAACCAAAAATGGAGAGAACGGGAACTGCGGACGCATGGCAAAGATCGCCTTTATTCTTCTGTGCCACAAAGATCCGGCGGCGATCGTGCAGCAAGCGCGACAGCTGACGGCCGCAGGAGATTATATCGCCATCCATTTCGATGCGAGTGCTCCCAGTGAGGCTTATGAGCAGATCAAAGATGAGCTCGGCAGCGACCCTAATGTCGTTTTCGCAAAGAAACGCATCAAGTGTGGTTGGGGGGAATGGAGCCTCGTTCGGGCAACGCTCTATGCGATTGAGGCTGCGGTTGATGAATTCCCCCGCGCGACGCATTTCTACATGGTGTCGGGCGACTGTATGGCGATCAAGTCAGCCGAATATGCGCACAGGTTCCTCGACTCGCGGGATGTTGATTACATTGAAAGCGTTGATTATTTCGAGGGCGGTTGGATCAAGACCGGTATGATCGAAGAGCGTTTGATCTATCGCCATTTTTTCAACGAACGTAAAAATAAGTGGATTTTTTACAAAAGCCTCGAGTTGCAAAAGCGGCTCGGCCTAAAGAGGGAAATTCCAAACGATCTACAGATCATGATCGGAAGCCAGTGGTGGTGTTTGCGCCGAAGGACGATCGAATGGGTTATCGATTTCACGCGTAAGCGGCGCGATATCATGCGTTTTTTCAAGACGACGTGGATTCCAGACGAGACGTTTTTTCAGACGATTGTCCGTCATCTGGTTCCCGGGCACGAGATCGAGAGTCGCACGCTCACATTCCTGATGTTTACCGATTACGGGATGCCTGTGACGTTCTATAATGATCACTACGATTTGCTTCTGTCTCAGGATGCATTGTTCGCGCGAAAGATCAGCCCAGAGGCAAAGAAACTCAAGACACGCCTTGGCGCGCTTTATGCGTCAGAGCGCACTGATTTTCGTATTTCGGACGAAGGGCGCAATCGCTTTCAGTTCCTGGTCGGGCGGGGGCGTGTTGGGCGCAGGTTCGGGCCGCGCTTTTGGGAAAAAGACAGCTCACTCGGGCGTGATCGGGAACTACTGATCATTGCCTGCAAAAAATGGCATGTGGCGAAGCGCTTGGTCGGTTCGATTAAGCACCATACAAACCTTCCGGCTGTTGATTACCTCTTCAACGAGGAGAATACACCGCTGCCGGATCTGGGCGGCATTCAGGAAA is a genomic window containing:
- a CDS encoding OsmC family protein translates to MKARVKWAESRTFIGTSGTGHSIVLGTRPNPDAPTPGPSPMELVLMGTAGCSSYDVVSILEKGRERIEDCVCDIDGERATEDPKVFTKVHMQFTISGRGLNEKKVARAVDLSVEKYCSAVATLAKTADVTHAFTIIDTSE
- a CDS encoding DUF5928 domain-containing protein; translated protein: MAKIAFILLCHKDPAAIVQQARQLTAAGDYIAIHFDASAPSEAYEQIKDELGSDPNVVFAKKRIKCGWGEWSLVRATLYAIEAAVDEFPRATHFYMVSGDCMAIKSAEYAHRFLDSRDVDYIESVDYFEGGWIKTGMIEERLIYRHFFNERKNKWIFYKSLELQKRLGLKREIPNDLQIMIGSQWWCLRRRTIEWVIDFTRKRRDIMRFFKTTWIPDETFFQTIVRHLVPGHEIESRTLTFLMFTDYGMPVTFYNDHYDLLLSQDALFARKISPEAKKLKTRLGALYASERTDFRISDEGRNRFQFLVGRGRVGRRFGPRFWEKDSSLGRDRELLIIACKKWHVAKRLVGSIKHHTNLPAVDYLFNEENTPLPDLGGIQENLTKRTRHRRALMRMLFEYFDTKRLIMCIDTASIDLLHDFFSDRSRTKLLEVECNFSDDYLIGHAKRVGLAGEETQKETLQQLLPTVRYDVIYESDAIKDAQFPDHFRITEGISAEQNALALEAFLSVDHDVALGVAQTPYLFVD
- a CDS encoding sulfotransferase family protein codes for the protein MGFPGTWMTESESVIYRVVPKCACSTIGQVLYYSDHGTYFDGDIHDAQSGMHKWAFDASKDAISEAVTAQQAYAFTCVRNPYTRILSSFFDKICGIQRNGRRYRGNLVPLLIQKYGIEVGDPATGFEFDQIKSFRRFLLFARDTIRWRRPMDPDIHWSAMSGHISTFIANGGRYNHIFWTEKFNEGMQVVLDNIETPHPVDLAQTPRFNESEGHGPKRAHPVEDYFDDLSMHLVYEMYKKDFQLFRYDFENPANKLPTGEIDLAEIHAKLGE
- the nth gene encoding endonuclease III, which produces MVKQLDYHTIREIFTRFRDMESEPKGELDHVNAYTLVVAVALSAQATDAGVNRATRELFKIADTPQKMLELGEEGLIAHIKTIGLFRNKAKNVIKLSRILVEEYGGEVPNSRAALQSLPGVGRKTANVVLNMWWRFPAQAVDTHIFRVGNRTGIAMGKNVDAVERAIEDHIPADFQLHAHHWLILHGRYICVARKPKCGACLIRDLCKFEDKSI
- a CDS encoding methylated-DNA--[protein]-cysteine S-methyltransferase, which produces MEENYHFTLIRRALDVIDTHAQQGPLSLEALSKEVGLSPAHFQRLFSQWVGVSPKRYQQYLHIDHARELLNSRHSVLDTAHSVGLSGGGRLHDLFVTWEAMSPGEYARGGSGLTIYTGWFDSPFGPALIMGTDRGICGLAFAAEMGRTEAYSDLAGRWPNATFVEDKIRLLPWAEAAFLTHKETPLHLIGAPFQIKVWEALLAIPSGHVSTYSDLAAAIGNPKAVRAVGTAVGRNPISLLIPCHRALRKSGGLGGYHWGLPVKRAILAYESARLEALDT
- a CDS encoding adenosine kinase; this encodes MKKFQVVGIGNAMVDVLTRAEDSFLDEAGIEKGIMQLIDMERAVALYGQIGPAREISGGSAANTIAGIAQLGGRTAYVGKVKDDQLGAIFAHDLRAQGAEYQTALAPKNADGETGRCIVVVTPDGERSMNTYLGVTEFLEPSDIDPEMMGDAEWIYLEGYRFDGPDSHAAFAKAINACKGRGGKVALTLSDPFCVERHRDAFRMMIREDVDLLFCNRAEMLSMYQTDDFDEALKQAGEEVEMVACTDSEHGAHVISGRVRRHAPAVPTQIVDATGAGDLFAGAFMWGLVNGHDAETCGRMGCVAASEIISHIGARPEADLKALFTKHGLI